The genomic region TTACTCCCATCCGCTAACAATTCCTACAGGTGCTTCCAAATATTCAAATGCTCTTCTCCCCACTTCGCCTGCGATGTTATTGCCCACACCTCCGCTTCGGCCAGCCTCATGCACTATAACTAATCTTCCGGTTCTGCGCACAGCGGACACTAAATCTTCCAAGGGCAAAGGGTTGATGGTTCGAAGATCAATCAGTTCAATAGAGGGAGCCGGCTGAGGAGGGCGGAGTCCCGAGGGAAGTAAACTTAGAATGCTCGATGGAGGTTGTTGAAGCATATTGATCGCCCGCACTTATATCATATCAGTGTCATTATCGCTTTTTTCTTCGCGCCATTACACTCACTGCAAATATGCAAAGGAGTACCATAGGACACTACAGTTAGATCTGCCCCTTTGCGAAGAACTTCAGCCTGTCCCATGGGAATGGTGTAATCATCGATAGGAACCTCCTCCACTATATAAAGATCCACGCCAATGGTCAGTTTTAGTCAACTATCTTGCCACAAACGCACCTGCCGCTCGATAACTAAAAAGATACGTTATCAGTAAAAGTCTAACCACCGGAACTCACAGGATCTTAGGTTCGAAAAACAGGGTTGGAGATGGGTCTCGAATGGCGGCCAAAAGCAATCCCTTGGCTTGTATAGGTGAACGCGGGATAACGATCTTCAATCCTGCTGCACCGAGAAAGAATCCTTCGGGACTTTGAGAATGATATAAGCCACCATGCCCCACGGTACCTATAGGGGCACGGATGGTAAGACTTCCGCCGACCGGTGGGTATGAACCTCCACTGGCATATCTTTGCTTTGCGGCCTCGTTGACGAGCTGATCAAAAGCGGGGAATATCTTCACGTCAGCATGACCCTGATACGAGGCACCTACATAGTCGCCAAATTGTATTTCAGCAATAGCACATCCGCCTACGCTTGCTAATCCAATACCAAATCCAGCAATACCTTGTTCCGTGAGAGGTGTGTTGAATACACGTCTTTTGCCTGCAGGAAACCATCCTTTATGAGACATGCTGCCATTGTGACTAACACAAAGACCCACCAAATTCATCAACTAAGCCCGTGGTACATCTAAACACTCCTGTTTCAACATCTTCCCCGAATACAAAGGATTTCGGATTCGTGGCTAAGGCGGTTCTGAtatgatggatgaggagataAACTTTAAAAAAAATCAATATATACTCACCCCAGGGCGTCGCGAATGGCTTGATAAAGATTCATTTTCCTCGTCTGTCGACCCTTTCCGGTAGGCCCTTTGAGGCCATGTCCATCTGTGAACTTCATGCCTGGAGTATTCAAAGCCTTCGAAGATGTCAGTGTCGCTGGAAATGGTAATGTTTTGTATCATGACGCCAAAGCTTACTTCATCTGTAGTGCGAAGGAACAGCTCACTCTCTCCCAAAGGTGGTTCTTCGGTCGTGCTCTGCATATCGATGATGGCAGGGGCGGATCGTGAGGGAGGtggttttcctttttggaCAGCTGCATCATTTGTAGACATATGCTTCCGTTGCTCCGATTGGAGAAGGCATAAACAAGGGAGTTTTCTCGTCCTCACTGCGAGTAAGAACGACTGCGTAATGCGAGAGCCCGTCAGCAATACCATATTGAAGAGCCGTGAATGGTTCTGTGTGGACGGCTATTGTTGCTGAAGGATGGGGTGGAGTATATGATCTGCTAAGTTGTTGTATTATCTTCTCGAGCGGACTTGCAAGTTGCAGCGCTCAGAATATGAAACGTTTCAATGATTCTATATGAGATTGTGATGGTAATAGGTAGATGATAACAGGCCGCATGATAAGTGATGATAGTACGTTAGTAGCGCTCATGGAACATCAACAAAAATAGTATGATCATGTGACAACTACAGTGGGCAGCAAGAGTCAGCAGTACTCATCAAGATCAGCGTCTCCCATGACCggagaaaaaaagagtCACGTTAAGTATGGCCGGGTAACTTATTTACTGTATCTGAACTTGCCGCTCATTGTGCAAGGTGcttggatctccttgaatAATTGCTGTTATATACCGTTGTTAATGAATAATAATCATTGTTTGTTAGCCGGGTTATGAAGTAGCCGAGGCGGCGTTCCTACCGCCGCGGTAATAACAAAAATAACAAAACCAGAGCTAATATAGCTACTGCATTTTAATTGTACACTGTAAGCGGCGGAACAATAATGGGGGGTTTGATGCAGAAGATGGATTAGCAAAAGGAACTAAGAAAGTAGTCAATTGGTACATAATGTCGTAGTAAGTGGTATGGATTGTTATGGCATTGTGATATTGAATAATAGTGTATTACACTACCATATTAATGAGGCGTTATGATGGAACGGACCCTGACGATTGAAGAGACGGAATGGCGCACCAACAACACCACTTCGGCTCCACCACCGTTCGGCATCTTTCTTCTGCTCACCCAGCATATTTATCATACCTTCATTATCGATTTGCTTTGTCAGGTATCGATAATCCAAGCAGCCGAGCCCATCACAAACAGTCAGGTCCCCTGTCGTAACATAAGACAGCAGGCCATCAAGCATTCGACAGCCTTGACCTGCTGAGCGCTCAACATCTGTCCCACAACTCCTTTATTCTGGCTCCTGGCCAGTCTTTACATCGGCACCGCGCAACCGCCGGCGGTAAATTACTTACACTCAATTACAGGTTATTTCGTAATGTTCCAAAAGGTGTCCGATAAGTTCCATCGCAAGCAGCAGTCGTCGACATCATCCGGTAGATCTCAACAGGCTCCTGACCCTACCAGTGCAGTCCTGGCAAAAGCCAATCCTCAAACTCAACAAGCATATTCTTTACCCCAAGATCATTCGCCGATGGAAGATATACAGGGGTCAGGGACATAATTACGCCGCAATATAGATTAAAGCTGATAATTGACGTGCAGTGATTCCTTGCTTGTTCAACAGCCCATGGCTACTGAAAAGGCACCCGTAGTTGAACCTTCTGCATCGGCATCTTCATCTACCGTAACTGGGCAAGCTGGCGCCGTTTCATCTGCTTTAGGCGCTCAAGGAATGCTGGCGGCCACAACCGAGGGGCCTGGGCAACTTCAGAGTCCTGTGTCTCGTGCCAGTAGTGCAGATGAGGATAGGATGAGAGAAAAGGCGAGGGGTGCCCAGGAGCAGGTAAGTATATCATGGCATGTGCAGTATTAACCCTTGTTGCAGGCAGCGCAAGCTCAGGCCAACCTTCATCACGCAACGCAACAAGCTCGCGTTGCCGCCATCAATGCCGCTGCTACTCAAGCTGCCCTTGAAACAGCCACCCAGCAGCCTGCAACAGCCAGGGTCCCAACTTCTGGTATGGGAGTCGAGTCGGGTCAAGCAAGGCGCAAAACAGCTGGCCGATACGCTCTATCTGATTTCCTTATTGAAAGAACGTATGTTCATTCTCCTCGGACACCACCATAACTGATGAGCTTTCAGTCTGGGCACTGGGTCCTTCGGCCGTGTGCATCTAGTGCGGTCCCGCCACAACGGCCGTTTCTATGCCGTTAAAGTTTTgaacaaggagaaggtcATTAAGATGAAGCAAGTTGAACACACCAATTCTGAACGAGAGATGTTGGTACGAGTTCGACACCCATTTCTTGTAAACCTCTGGGGTACCTTCCAGGATGTAAATAACCTATATATGGTTATGGATTTTGTGGCAGGAGGCGAACTCTTTAGCCTTCTTCGTAAAAGTCAGGTATGTGGGACCAGTGTAGTTCATCTACAGCCATTAACATCATGGTAGCGATTCCCGAATTCTGTCGCGAAATTCTACGCAGCCGAAGTTGCTTTAGCTCTCGATTATCTTCATTCACTCGACATCATCTATCGAGATCTCAAGCCAGAGAATCTACTTCTGGGTGCAGACGGTCATGTCAAGGTCACCGACTTTGGTTTTGCCAAGCATGTGCCCGATATTACCTGGACCCTCTGCGGGACACCGGATTACCGTGAGCAGTTTTGATTATCAGAAGCGTGCATGGCATACTGAAATAAACCAGTTGCTCCGGAGGTTGTTCAGTCCAAGGGCTACAATAAAAGTGTCGACTGGTACGCTTTAGGGGTATTAATATTCGAAATGCTGGTGCGTTTTTTTGTTGATGTTCTGACAAAATGATTTGGGCCTGAATCTTGCGCAGGCAGGTTatcctcccttcttcaccgAAGACGGCAATCCAATGAAACTGTATGAGAAGGTGATATTTTTGACAGATAGTATTCATCCAGAGCTTACATTTATGTCTAGATCATTGCTGGCAAAGTCCGCTATCCGACATACTTTGACGCACTTGCGAAAGAACTCCTAAAAAATCTACTGGTTGGAGACCTCACAAAGCGATACGGTAATTTAAGAGCGGGCTCTTCCGATATATTTGCGCATGGATGGTTCGCCGAAGTCGATTGGGACAAGTTGTACAGGCGAGAAATTCCGGCTCCATATGTGCCCAAGATTGACGGCGAAGGAGACGCTAGCCAGTGAGTTGACAAATCGAATCTGGGCCCGAAACTGAAATATTGAAATTCAATCAGGTTCGATCGTTATCAAGAGGCAGATGTTAGTGCCTACGGGAAGGTTGGCAACGGTCCATATGAccatttcttcttggaGTTTTAGTCACGCGAAATAACGTCTGGTTGTATCCATCTATGAGGGCCTACATTGACCCACATCAACATCGGCACTGGATGCTCGGGCACGCCAAGGGAGGCTTGATTTGTTACAAAGAATTATGCGATAGATACTTGCTCATTATCCTTGAATTGAAGTAATATGAAATCATTAGCTGTCAGATCAAGCATTAGCCTGATATAATTGCAAATGTCCTACGGCTTGAGCGAGGCCAGTCTCTGTTGGCGTCAGTCTGTAGCTGTGGCTAGTACAATCGATATTTCCTCGGGCGCATTTCTGCATTCAATGCACCAAGATATTTGATTAAATTTGTAAATGAGTAGGATTGAGGCTCGGTTCGAGGCGGGGACCGTATAAGTTGCTGTGGATGGTGATGATCGATGCATGCTGATAATAAGACTGCTGCATGTATCGGATTGTTTAATTTATCTACATACCGTTATTTattcttttgtttttctttAGATAACGCAGAAAGCCACTAAACTATCGTTATCGGTTAACAATATTGCGTTCTGGCAAGTACATAGTGTTTGGTTCGAATGCTTTCAGTTCTATGTCCGGCAACGCAGAAGAGACAGCCAATAAGAAAACAAGATCGACACTGCTAGATGGCAATCACGTTCTCCCGCTCTTTTATGCTTGCTATTTGTTGAGGTCCAAGGCTTCTGCTAACTCCAATCGAACCTACGTAAGTCTCTGACCCTCTTTGTTTTGGGTGTCAGGTCATTTTCTCGATATTGGCATTTGGTGAATATACCCTGTAGGTTGGGTCCACACCAGATCCGCCAAGGAGACTTAGGCAGCACAATGGAGAGCTCACGCAGGGAGCTTGGTCGACATCCCGTCATCGCCCATGGGTGAGCGACAGAACGCACATATCGTTGCTTAGGCTTGCTAATTTAGAATCGACAGGAGATGCAAATGATCGTATACGGGTAAGTGACACTTCCTGATGCACGGCGTATCTGTGCCTTCAATCCGTGCTGAGAGACAGTTGACAAGGTTCCCGAGTAAACTGTCGGCCCTTCAGGTAAGGAAGTACACTATTATGGCGGTTTCAAGGTACTGAACGAATCGGCAGTTTGAATGGGCATGGCAAAAGCCAGAACTTTCTAGGCATCTCAAAATTCgcggagaggatgaagaataCCATCGCATTTTCACTAAAGATGCAAAGCGCAACTGGGTCGAACGTAAAGTTTGGTATGTATGCATTTATACGCATACGTGAATTAATTGCTTATTAGATCACAGCGTCGCATATGCTCTACTCTCTTTGCCGCCATTCAATCGGCTACCTCTTCATGTACGATTCTTCAATCATGCGACCCACGACATATGGCAGTCAATTCATGAACAGGCGGGTCTTAGTGCTGTGCGACGCGGAAAATCTCGTGCAAAGCCCGTCAATCCGCTGCACCTTCTTAGCCAAACTGTAGCGCCCGCTGTAACTATAATACTTGATCTTGGAGGTGTTTCAGGGACATCgggggagaggagagagagtaCGAAAGGTGTTCTGAGCCGCGAAGGTCCCATTGACGTGAAAGACGCAGAGTTCAGGCAAGGATACGGAGTATGGGGAAAATGGCTAGAGATAAGCAAGCGTATCGTGTCAGGGCAGAATCTATGTTGCCATCTCTGTCAAGAGGGCATAACCTTTAATGTGAGTTCTTACATACTGAGAAAGAGGGCAGACTGACAAATAGTAGGATCACTTGACATTTTCAATATGTCCACTTACTGAATCCCGAGAGTGTTTTTGCATAACACATCTCGTTTGCCTGGCAAAGCATTTCCTCAAAGAGACAGCAATTGAAAATCGAAAGGGGCCTTCGCAGCTCAGATTACTACCTTATCAAGGTGTATGTCCCAACTGTAAGAGAACAGTGGAGTGGGGCCAACAAATCCGAGCTTGTTACGCGCGCAAGGAGCAGGTTGAGACAGCAGAGAAAGCAGATAAAAAGATCAAAAAGCGAGAAATTAAAATAAAAAACGGCGATCAAAACAAGGGAACAGCCGTAGAACCGGAGTCCAGAACCTGTACCACAGCGGTGCGCGCAAGCGCTAGTTTGTTCAACAATTCTGCCACTTCAACCGATCCTTCCATGCCTGTCAGACCAATGGAGAGCAAGGACGTCGATGGCGAAAGTTTCCGTCATTCTACACGTACAGACGATAGTGATGGGGCTATCTCACCATATTCAGTGGAGGATGAAAGCGAAGGCGAACCAGAATGGGAAATTTTGGAGACAGAGATGATGGCTCTTTCATAGCATGAGCATATATGTAAAAAATGAATAAATTGATACAACAAACCGGTGCCAAAAGCTAGTAACATAGCTATTTGTCATCGCGAACATCAGAACcaccttctctcttctgATCTTGAACTATGTCATTTCCTTGCCCACTTTCAACCTGCAATTCTGCTAGTCTATCGCTCAACGAAGTGCACTCTTCTTGTTGCGGTAAGGCAGTACTCAAAGCTGCTTTAGACTGCACTTCAACTTCGGCCGATCCCAAAACAACCGGATTTGCTGGGTCAGGGGATGTGTTGGAAAGAGGGGTATCCACAGAaccaccatcatcctcatcgtctGTCGTGACGTAGTCCTCCCAATCAAGCTATAGTACCATGTTAGAACAGTCAAACCAGTCTTTTTCGCTCTCGATCTAATACACAACTTACATAGTCGTAGATCACCCTAACGATTAAACTACAACTAGGGCAGATGGCGAtttcctctccatctcgaAGTTGACCTTTGGATATCTCGAAACGGTCACCACATGGGCACGGATAGTGGAATACCCGGGCGACTGGATCCCAGGCGAAGTCTTCAATTTCCAGTTCGTCGTAGTAGTTGGGCATTGCCTCGCAACTTCGTTGGGTTTGAAATTAGTTCTGCGAAAATTGTGCCTCTACACTTCTAACAATCCAAAAGTATTATCACTATCCGTATTCGGCCGTGATTTTTTGAGTATACAGTCGAGAACTTTGCTAGTCGCCACTCAAAACTGTCGAGTGATTTACTAATGATCGGGTAAAcaaaaaaaatggaaaaaaaatCCATTTTTTAATAAATACGCCCTCTTTGTTAATTATTTTAGACAGGGAACGGCATTAGTTATTAATGATATAAGCTTAAAATTGCGGCTTGGGCCGGGGCTTAGGGTGCAAGGGGCACCTGTGATTGGATCTAAGGCGGCAAGACCAGGTGTGTAGCTGTCATGGGGAAGTTCCGCGGCCCCACGTCATTGTGAGTAGAGCTCTTATCCCGGCCGTCTACTCCCCATTATGTCGTCTTTCgctcctctctttccctttttaTCTCTCAAGTCTTAAGTCAATCTCATATTCCATAGATTTATTCATCCCAGTCACAATGGCAGCAACTTCAGTATCAGACGGTAAGCTCCTCTCTGGCGCAAGCACTGCACCGTCATTTGCTCATTGAGACTCCTACTCTGAAAGGCACTGGCGTGCTGAAGATCGATCCTTGGTAGGttccatctctcctttGTGGGGCTTTGCGCAAGTTGTTTAATTTGCATATGTAGGCTGGAGCCATTTTCTGGCGCCCTCCGTGAACGATATGCCGCTTATCAAAAGCAACGTGCCATTATCGAAGAGCACGAAGGCGGTCTCGCCGAATTCTCAATGGGTTATAAGTCTATGGGTTTTCAGGTCGATAAGAATGGAGGTGTAAGGTATCGAGAATGGGCCCCTAACGCGACGGAAGCGAGACTCATTGGCGAATTCAGTGAGTTTAGCTGATTCGGCTCCACGGATGTCTGAAATCAAGTATCGGCCATATAATTTACTCTACATCGCAGACAATTGGTCCCATACGGCTAATCCTATGACAAAGTCTCCTTTCGGCGTATGGGAATGTTATGTGCCTCCTGTTACACCTGGTGTTTGCCCGATTCCCCATGATTCCATGGTCAAAATATCAATGACCATCCCAGGAGGTCAATCTATTGACAGAATTCCTACCTGGATTACTCGGGTCACTCAAGATCTTAACATATCTCCTGTATATGACGGTCGCTTCTGGAACCCACCAAAAAATCAGCAGTATCAATTCAAACACGGCCATTCTACCCGGCCGGTAGAGGGATTGAAAATCTACGAGGCCCATGGTATGATTATCTTTCTAGATTCATTGTAATTTTGGCTAACCAGTCATCTAGTGGGGATTTCTAGCCCCAATATGAGAGTTACCACATACAAGGAGTTCGAGGTGGATGTCCTGCCGAAGATAAAAGAGCTTGGCTATAATTGTATTCAGATGTCAGTTAAGAGCGTTGATCTTGTCCTTAAACCCAAATATTGACTTCACGCAGGATGGCCATTATGGAGCACGCATACTACGCCTGCAAGTCCTTTTTGTACCTGGCATGCTGTAGTTTGGGCTGACATACTTTTCTACAGCATTCGGCTATCAGGTCACCAATTTCTTCGCTGCTTCGTCTCGCTATGGTAGATCTTGGCCATCCTCTGCTGCCCATATCAAAGTGTACTGATCACGTTTGCGCAGGTACACCAGAAGAACTGAAATCCCTTGTCGACAAAGCTCACGAAATGGGTCTAACTGTACTTCTTGATGTGGTCCATTCCCATGCTAGTAAAAACATACTTGATGGGTAAAGCACGCTTTCAAATGCTGTCCTTACCTATGACTGACACTTCGGCATAGTATCAATATGTATGATGGTTCTGACCACCTTTACTTCCATGAAGGTGGCAGAGGCAGACACGATCAATGGGATTCTCGCCTTTTCAATTATGGCCACCATGAAG from Cryptococcus decagattii chromosome 3, complete sequence harbors:
- a CDS encoding structure-specific endonuclease subunit SLX1; its protein translation is MSGNAEETANKKTRSTLLDGNHVLPLFYACYLLRSKASANSNRTYVGSTPDPPRRLRQHNGELTQGAWSTSRHRPWNRQEMQMIVYGFPSKLSALQFEWAWQKPELSRHLKIRGEDEEYHRIFTKDAKRNWVERKVCVAYALLSLPPFNRLPLHVRFFNHATHDIWQSIHEQAGLSAVRRGKSRAKPVNPLHLLSQTVAPAVTIILDLGGVSGTSGERRESTKGVLSREGPIDVKDAEFRQGYGVWGKWLEISKRIVSGQNLCCHLCQEGITFNDHLTFSICPLTESRECFCITHLVCLAKHFLKETAIENRKGPSQLRLLPYQGVCPNCKRTVEWGQQIRACYARKEQVETAEKADKKIKKREIKIKNGDQNKGTAVEPESRTCTTAVRASASLFNNSATSTDPSMPVRPMESKDVDGESFRHSTRTDDSDGAISPYSVEDESEGEPEWEILETEMMALS
- a CDS encoding diphthamide biosynthesis protein 3; the encoded protein is MPNYYDELEIEDFAWDPVARVFHYPCPCGDRFEISKGQLRDGEEIAICPSCSLIVRVIYDYLDWEDYVTTDDEDDGGSVDTPLSNTSPDPANPVVLGSAEVEVQSKAALSTALPQQEECTSLSDRLAELQVESGQGNDIVQDQKREGGSDVRDDK